A region of the Hydra vulgaris chromosome 12, alternate assembly HydraT2T_AEP genome:
AACTTACCTgctattgttttaataatggtATACACACTTTAATAATAAACGGAAGGGTACGAAATACTGAAATTTACGATAACGTTTGTTTCCCTTTATGTTGCGTAGGAGGTGCTTACGAGTGGTATGAACTTGGACATTATTTTCGGTTAGAGATTCCTTCGCTCTTTATAAATGAAGGTCTTTATGTTGATggtaaagaaattaataaagatCGGTTTAACATTACAGAATGGAAAAATCAGTTTTTGTTATGGTTGGTTTTTGCAATTACCTTAGCGTTTATTGGACTTATTTTCTTTGCCCTAAAATACACTGAATGTTGCTGGAAtgggtttttatattttggcaTTGGTAcaattttttcaagctttttGTTACTTATACCAGGAGTGCTCGGTTTGTGTAAAACttcaatattaacaaaaaagtataaagatttGAAATCAGACAAATATGACCAATTTAAGCAGAAAATAGACGTAGTATAAATCTCGTTAAATCAGTTAAAGTATTTGATTAGTCAACCATTaagaattcattttaaaaactcattgaTTGTTTGGATAAAATCAATTCACAAAATGAATAGCTAATCAAGTTGGCTGTAATACAAAAGTCTTATTTCAAGTAGTATACTTCaccaaaagatattttttattgtatcatCTAACCAAGTAGATGGTAAGACATTGAAagataattaactttttaatgccTATTGATTTCAAATGAAAAAGTGTTTGTATTAGGTTTAACTAAAAGTTGATAATTGTCATTAATTATAGCTTTGTCTATcgttcaaaatatattaaataatttgaaaataaagattaaattatttacatcgTAGGTTACATAGCTAGTTctacattttaaaactaaataaataaaaatactatatgcTAGAAAATATACAAATCGTCGTAGTTATTTCATAATCGcataggttgttttttttatatgtatattttgagaattcctcaaaaaatattttaatattctaaacgtttttttaccACTGGTAATTAGAATTTCGAATAGCTGAACGTGCGTGGCTTTTTATAAGTAACCATAATAACAAGGTTGTTGCTTATATTGAATTTCATGCTTGTGCAAAAATAGAAGACCAGGTAAATCGTATCTTTCAGTTCTCCTTTCAAATACTTCAAGACTGACGTATGCGATTATGAAATTACTTtgaggatatatatataaacatttcatGCAAACATGTTTTACAACCATAACAATAagaaaagttatataattttttgtcagttttaacaatttattgttttaaaaatttgttttgtctAGTTTTTGATAGAAACCGTTTCTATTCTCATGCGCATAATCttcaaattatttgcaaatggACCAACTTACcatagttaaacaaaaattaaagattttatctttatgtttaaatttgttgtaaTGCTttgaacttaaatatatattagaaaaaagaatTCTGTTCATATATTCAGTTCTTACTATGGAGCAATTAATTAATCTCAATAATAGGATCTCCTTGAAATTTTAGTATGCTCTTGGAATAGTGCTCCGTTTATCATCCAAAACAGGTTTTacagattttgattttttatcccAGCTCCCTACGCCTTCTTTTTTTTGCTGGCTGCAATTCGATTCTTCGCACGAGTCCTCGTTTTTATCTATTTCTTTTTCGATTGAATTCATTTCTGAGGTGGATTCGCAGCAATCTTGAGTACATGCCGGAGCACAATAAGCTGAGCACTCACCAGGGCATGTTTTGTCATAAACTTCAGTTTTTTCTCCAACAAATGGGGTAGGAGATGAACAACATGCTGCGGTACAAGAGTTTGCACAACTAACTGGACAAGGAGGAGGGCATTTTATTTCCGCCAAAAAAGGTGTTACCATTGATGTTGTTGCAACACTGGGCTTTGAAGAACAACATTCTTGATTGCAATTTGGAGCACATGAATCAGAACAATCGCCTGGGCATCCTGAAGCAGGCATTACATTAGGATATTGAGGAACAGGTGAAGGAGTAGATAATGCATTTTCCGTTTGAAGATTATCGAAATCTGGCATTGTAAAATGCATAACAGGCATATCAATTACTTGCATTGGTGGTGGGAGATACGGCGAAGACCCAGCCCTACAACACGATGGACTGCATGATGGTCCACATATACTATTGCAGCTTGGACTGCATTCAAAAGGTGAAGTGGTTGTAGCTGAGATTGCAGGTGTATCAATCATTCTTAATACTGGCGGTGAAGGTATAAGCGAGCTACAACAACTTTCACTACAACTTGGCGCACATTGAGGAGAACAAGGAATTGGACAACTTTGAGGAGGTACTGAAAATGAAGATATAAATGGAGGAGGTGGTGGTGGAGGTGGAGGAGGTGGTGGAGGTGGTGGAGGTGGTGGAGGTGGAGGAGGTGGCGGAGGTGGAGGTGGAGGAGGGGGAGGAGGTTGGATTAGGGGAATTGGAGCAAAAGGTAGAGAAGACTGTGATTGAGGATAAAACTGCGGCAATGGTTTACAACAAAAACTAGGACAATAAGGAGTGCATTGTTGAGAACATTGGATTGGACACGATGAAGCAGGATAATTTGGTGGTGGAATTGGATATTGTATTTGTTGTGAAGAAATAATATTTGGTTCAGCGCAACAAGCAGGTAAGCAATTCGGCAGACAAGACTGCTGGCAACCAGGAAAATTGTCGCAATTATTTGGTAGTGTAATGTGAATGGGAGGCACGTTAATATGAATCATTTTAGGTGGTTTTACCACACTAGGAAAACAACATTGAGGAGTGCATGACGGGGCGCAAGCGTTTGAACAACCAAGTGAGCAAGAAGTTGGTAATTGTGACATCGTGTTATAAAAAGATTGCTGTAAAACACTTTGCACTGGTTGTGAGAGCGATAAACTTTGCTGACTATTTTTAGAAAAGCAACATTCTTTGGTACATGATGGATAACACGAATGACTGCATTGACCACTGCAGGTTGCTGGTGAACTTTGGCCCGTTGAAGCTGACGACGCGCTTGGTTTAGTGTATCCTAACAgatcaatattataaattaccaGGTATTTACACGTTTatgatatattaaaacttatatattaaaaataaaacaaaaattatattcctaaataatttataacaataactaaCCTTCTTTTAAGTGAGCAAATTTAGTATTTCGTAAGTATTTTGGTATGCAGCACATAAAATCGCATGATGGCAGACAAAGCTTTTCGCAACTAGGATCgcattttaaagttagttttggTTTaagattttgtacttttttaagtaCATGCTGCGCCTTTGGGGGTTTTGGAGGAGGAGGTGGAGGAGGAGGTGGAGGTGGAGGAGGTGGTGGTGGAGGAGGAGGAGTTTGAGAGCTTTGAGTTTGTTGCTGCATTTGATTTGCCATCATTTCAATATATTGTGAAGGATCAATTTGCACTGTTCCACCGAAACAGCAagctacaaaaatatttaatttttagatgcCTTTGAAgagttgataaaattttatttgaaaatcaattaaaatcattattaaaaataatgcaatagtGTTACATACTAAACCAgtgtaaacaaagtttattatataatatatatttaaatgtataccaaatattattactacgtataataaaaaaaggtgcaatattgtaaaaaagttaggtatatacaaaagcaattgtttAAAGAAGTGTTAGTTCACTTAAGagtatcaaaaaattattttaaacgaaactattttaaattgcttGCAAATGGATGATggataatattttgctttttgtatagatttacatcaataaaattgttaataataatgtgtagtttagtttatagtttttaattaccATGACTGCATGATGGGGCACACTGTGCTGCACAACTATCGCCACATGGCATTTGTATTATTGCTTCAAAGGGTCCAATGACATGGTTTTGATATTGAGGTGGAGGAGGAGGTGGTGCTGAAGAATACATTCCCCTGCAacaatctaaatattttaaaagtaatttaaaaataacatgttcatgtattgaatatatatatatatatatatatatatatatatatatatatatatatatatatatatatatatatatatatatatatatatatatatatatatatatattgaaaatatagctttgtattatattaagttttgtattaaagtaattttgtttCGATTGcactacaaaaataaattaagtattaaaTGGAAGAATATCTAAAATGAGAACAGGGTTATACACTCTTTTATGCGTgtctattcttttttatatgcgtatctattaatttttatatgcgtgtttagtcattcttatatgcgcgtttaTATGCAAATAGACTAcccataaaatctttaatataattttatataaacaataaataggcttttatgtttttatattaatatattcaaaatataaattaggttgttgCCACTggtatgtattaaaaaaatggttgcCGAGCCAGCGCTAGATTTATGTTACAACgcatatggttgtaaaatgGAGTTCAATTAAAATCTGTagtatccataatattttaaatttcctgATTACCCCATCCCTGTTTCGAGGGTTTTCTCCCTTTTTGTAAGtatgctttaaaaaagaaaaaaaattttctattggaTTAAGCTGTGGCGTGTATGCTGGTAGATACTTGCTTTCAATTAGGCAAACACTAGCCATGAGAGGCTAGTTTTTGCCTAATTGAAAGACTCCAGTGGAATTTACATTTGTCTATAAGAAGCACCACTGCTTCTATATCTGCATTCCTAATCGCTGGTGCCAACATTGTAGtaataaaagtagaaaataaatatgcatttcagcctttagtttttatttcaaaagccAGCACTTCCATTGTTGAAGTAGCACAAATCAAACTAACGTTCTTGCCACGATTTGCATACAACTGTTTAAAGCATGGTGCACCTCTTAGCAAATAACCATATGTGCTGTTGGTGTGCACATTAAGCCCAGTTTTCCccaattaaataagttttttatttgaaattccGTTATTTTTGCTTGCAAATGCATAGCACGCATCAATAACTCGTGGCGAGTTTTGTTCTTCTGGAAAATGCACAACATACCTTTTTGAAAAATCCgagcgtttgagttttcttaaaatagttggctgagacatgttgaagcctgctgcataaagattttttttattgcttcttgcgTACAATGATTGCTTTCTTGTACGtataattcaataatatttttataataatatttgagcatttataagtatttcaccttgtttttttttttatcagaaagcGACTTGAATGAAGTCATGCTGTCAAATTCTCCTCTGTTTAACAAGATTTTAAACTGTGCGCTTAGATAAAATAAGAGAAGTGGAAATGCTTGTTATAGGTTCATTTCTTTTACCTAAATACAAAAGCATTTCAATCTGctcttttgtaacttttttcgATTGGCACTGCTATTTTCTCTTCCATCCATAGGGTAAACATTtgtgtattattattaattataaataattaaatttaaatctagataaatgaacaattagataataatttaatcaatcaataaatttaataataaaattaaacaaagacctaatactaaattaagtaaattaagtAAGAAAAAGAGGGTAGTTTGTACcttaaataaaccatcatcgaatgtaaaaagtcttcgtcttaagtatttttaacctcgtttatgaaaaaacaagaacattttgttttgaaaaaattgtgcttttttaaaacgcatataagaatgaataaacatgtatataaaaatgaataaacctGTATTTAAACTCCATATTAAAAAAGTGAAACttaaaagtgagaaaaaaaCGCTCTCTTTTCTATTTACGTTAATTTAAAACAGTGGTtccttaagtattttttttaattcctaattttttacttttttcagaaaaacataattttcatCTCCTTATTCCCGGCACTAGTAgttgtaagttaaaaaaaaaatattattagttgtgggaatgaaaaaaacatattatatgtttaaaaaaaccttttttaatttaaatttaaaacaaataatgtgACTGATGAACTTGCTTCTTACACACAAGGTCTTTAATGTCTGACTAAGTCGTAGATAGTGCCATGCAAGCATTTCACATCAACTTATAGTCTGTTTCTGTGTTCGGTTTCATGATACTTATTTGGCAAAATCAACTTCACATCCTCAGGATGTTAGAAATAACATGAGAGTTGCTTTGCTTATAATAGGAAGGTTCTTTTATGGTTCAATCCAAAACGTAAGAGCCTTTTGTTGTCATATCTGACTGCAAATTTATCAGAATTTCTATTCTTCAGCAAATTGCAGGAGCACacaattttgataaagttagtgtCAGAGCCAAACCATTCTAAAATTtcgttaacaatatttttacagagGCACataatttctgaaatttttttattgatgttatttagATGCACATCTtcttaaagttgaaaattttccTTTGATTAAGCAGTCTGctttagtttttattgaaaatgtttgagTTTTGTTGTAGCTTAAAACATAGTGGTCTCTGGTGATTGTAGTGACTTGTTCACAACATTTAGTGCAGTATTTCTCAAAAGTAAGCGAGTTGTGCAACAAAGTAGGCCAGTTGTGCAACAAAGCCATTAGACTTCAGTTATTCAGctaaattacttttcttttgtaataaaaattctttcagaTCCTATCTTATTTCAAAAACACATTGAAAGATCCTATCTTTTTCGAAAACACATGGAAATGAATTTCCTTTTCACAGTCAACGCAAAgctgataaaaacaaaaactttttatgtttagcCTTTCTTTGCAGATTTTGCAAAAGTTCTACAGGAAGTGGgcataggtttttttaaatttataacttatttttaataatttgaattgaGTGTTTCAAAAAATCCATGCAGTTTATAGCTAACACTTATCTGCGAAGATACAAAGGAGCAGATATACAGCCAGGCTTTTTTTCTTGATAAAGGCTTAATCCTACATTTTTTACTCATTCATTGATTTTACACCCatgttttttctcaaaaaaagacattaagttttataaatatcttcAACTTTTGTTGTAATATGTAAgtcttttcaaaaaagaaattctttttcaaCGCATCTCACATTTTCGAATTCCGGCAATAGCTTGCTGCTCAATATTCTCACTCATATCAAAAACTCTTCTTTTAGTTGTAGATTTAAACAgagttttacttattttgtctTCTTATCTGCTTCCTTTGAAATCATAAACTGTACAATGGTATCAATACAGGgagaaataattatataaaaaataaaaaaataaactatttttcatttttgaacaTAAAAGTTGAATATGATAAGCgacaaataaatgataaataaatttttaaaacaaaacacatAAAGTCAAAaccaaaagatttaaagagtttACTCCCCTAAAATCTTTGATCTggatcaagattttttttaaaaacaactccATGTGTgcattattaaacaaatatttaaaaaataatttttattctttttaaaaaaaaatttaaaataattttactaatttttattaccCCTTTAAAAAGTTGAACTTAATAGTGCTGATCAAAGGTTTTAGAAGAATAAACTCCttaaatttttaggttttaactttatgagttttattttaaacatgaggGTAGGGGGTAAGAAAAGTTTCTGCTCTAACCTTCCCCCCaaaccccctccccccccccccaccttcCTCTTCTTTTAGAAActgaaataaaacaatatatgttactgtaaaagtattaatattacatagcacatttaatttctttagaaaaaaaaggagTTTGCATCTATAAagagtttgtttaaattttaatttgaactgCTTAACTGAATAGCGCAGAATCTACCTTTAAACCGTGACGCCGTAGTTAGAGTGCTAACTTCAGATCAAAAGGTCCAGGTTCAGATCAAGTTGCTGCTAGATCTTGCAACAAAAGGAACATTTTTTAGGAAGCTAGCGTGaaatttttgtaatgtaaaccttttgaaaattttgaagaccaCCGCTAAATATCAAAGTCCTAGTGGGCACGGAACGTAAACAAGACGTCTTtcaaacgtcttttgaacgttttgaacttcttttgaacatttttttatatagccataatatttttttattattataaaaataaaaataaagataaaaaaatacctGCATTACAACTTGGTGCGCATGATGGAGAACAATACTGGCCACATGCAAATGGTGATTGGTTAATTGACTGTTTTTTCGCCTGCTCCGCAACCTCTTTTTGATAGGATTCAATCGCTaaagtaaaataactttttatatatatatttggtactaggaataaaaaacaatttcaaaatatattcttataaagttttttaaaatacgtttgcctaattatttactattatccAAACACGCTAGTACGCCCACCAAAAAAGTTGCTTTTCGATtttcttagaaaaaatatttttttttaacaaattaatgaagttttaataagtttatttgtGGGTTCTTGATTTGATTTTAACGAAAAAACGATTTGTCAAAAGAAAATGACTTTGCTATCTTATTTGGATATAGGGGAAAGTCGGGTAATATGTGATAGTGGGTAATATGGGATACCCCTATTATCTACTTGTAGGTCAGtgctataaaatatttgttgaattgGAAACGAGACTAATGTCAGGAGGTTAATTCCGCAAGTATAAGTTGTTTTCTTTCGAATTATTTGCGTCTGAAAAAAGTCTTGCAAGTTTTCACCAGTGCACCTTACATAACATCGACTTTGTTACAGGAGGCCAAAGTAGTCTAAAAAGGTAAACTTTCTTACTATATTCAGAATTTAATTAGTAATTGACcaattattaaacataaaatacctTTTAAGGGTTGTCCATTCCACGtggtacataaaaaaaaacaaaattagaagTGTGCTATATAGTGGGGTAATATGAGATACCTAAATGAGGGTAATATGGGATACCATCCCATATTACCCACGTTATTTCCATCATTTTCCTTTCatcttattatattttcaatgcTAATTCTGCTTTTATTGTATTGTCAGTATTGAGCCAGGAGTTTCATTGACATTAATTATTAGTCTGGGTGTGTTAAGTATTAACttgagattaaaaaataaacaattaataacCAATTTTGTTattcatgataaaaaaaagctaaaaaaccaACAACAGCTTCTCATTAGTATAAACCACCTTAAGATCCAACAGTTCtgtaaaaatgttaagaatTTTGGAGTGCATTAATTAAATAGACACTAACAACTTCCTTAAGTCATATTATTAGTCATAATGATAAatgtgttaatttttaaaatttctttttatgctaaaaaaactttatcatttttagatattttttctttcatacaTCTTTGATTGGGGTCGCATTTAGGAATAGCACATTGAAAATAGACTCTTATGCGTtcaactcttttttaaaaactacatttttatgtttttattttataaacgcttaagtggtttaaaattttagaaaataaaacgtATAAAAGTTCTCACTCtttttttttggtcatttttttagattccgagaacatttgaaaaaaaaaagtgaggcAACAGTGGTCAGCAGAAGCTATGACAGCAATCTAAAAGCTAGCAAAATCTTCAATGTCCCTCGGTCAACTCTAAAACGCAAGGTAAAATGCAACGATCATCCAGTACAAGAATTGACCAGTCTTCCACTTGGACGAAAACCCATTTTCTCCTCCAAATTTGAATCAGATCTGGCTGATAACATAGTAGAAATGGAAGCCAGGTTTTTTGGTCTTACCAGCTTAGATGTCCGTAGACTGGCCTTTCAGCTTTCAAAAATTAACGGTATTCCCAACCGTTTTAACTCTGCAAAAGAAAGAGCTGGAAAAGACTGGCTAGCATCGTTTTTAAGACGATGTTCGCACTTATCTATAGGAACCCCAGAATCCACTTCCATTGCAAGAGCTTCAGCATTTAACAAAGTAAATGTGGGCAAATTTTTTGACCTTTTGGGAAGGAAAATCGATGAGAAGAAATTTAAACCTCATCAAGTTTTTAATGTGGATGAGAAGGGCATTACCACTGTCCAGTCCAATAATGCCAAAATAATAGCACTGAAAGGGAAAAAACAAGTTAGCATCCTTTCTTCAGCTGAAAGAGGACGGTTGGTTACTACAATACTTTGCATGAGTGGATCTGGGACATATATCCCACCTATGTTTATTTTTCCTCGGCAGCGCATGAAAATGGAGTTAATGGACGGCGCACCAGCAGGATCTACTTATGCCTGTCATAAGACTGGCTGGATTTAACTTGAATTGTTTACCCAATGGCTCAGACCTTTCATTGAATGTGTAAAGCCTAGTTAGGAAAGCCCTgctttacttatattatatgaTCATGCCTCACATACCAAGAATTTGGAGGCCATTAATTTGGCTAGACAACATTCTATAACAATTATCTGTCTCCCACCGCATTGTACTCACAGAATGCAACCTCTTGATGTTGCATTTATGAAGCCGTTATCTACTTATTATGACTCCGAGATTCAGATTCAGATCACATCCCGGGCGAATCGTCACAGAATTCTAAATAACTTCTATATTTGCGAAGG
Encoded here:
- the LOC100215343 gene encoding proline-rich protein 36; this encodes MKKKCLVVLGLLLIHAAKTYAKILKEKTRNEVKRYALDNGEKRAWVCHPGCQSYCLPSCKASCCKPGAPDYHPDMIPAIESYQKEVAEQAKKQSINQSPFACGQYCSPSCAPSCNADCCRGMYSSAPPPPPPQYQNHVIGPFEAIIQMPCGDSCAAQCAPSCSHACCFGGTVQIDPSQYIEMMANQMQQQTQSSQTPPPPPPPPPPPPPPPPPPPKPPKAQHVLKKVQNLKPKLTLKCDPSCEKLCLPSCDFMCCIPKYLRNTKFAHLKEGYTKPSASSASTGQSSPATCSGQCSHSCYPSCTKECCFSKNSQQSLSLSQPVQSVLQQSFYNTMSQLPTSCSLGCSNACAPSCTPQCCFPSVVKPPKMIHINVPPIHITLPNNCDNFPGCQQSCLPNCLPACCAEPNIISSQQIQYPIPPPNYPASSCPIQCSQQCTPYCPSFCCKPLPQFYPQSQSSLPFAPIPLIQPPPPPPPPPPPPPPPPPPPPPPPPPPPPPPPPPFISSFSVPPQSCPIPCSPQCAPSCSESCCSSLIPSPPVLRMIDTPAISATTTSPFECSPSCNSICGPSCSPSCCRAGSSPYLPPPMQVIDMPVMHFTMPDFDNLQTENALSTPSPVPQYPNVMPASGCPGDCSDSCAPNCNQECCSSKPSVATTSMVTPFLAEIKCPPPCPVSCANSCTAACCSSPTPFVGEKTEVYDKTCPGECSAYCAPACTQDCCESTSEMNSIEKEIDKNEDSCEESNCSQQKKEGVGSWDKKSKSVKPVLDDKRSTIPRAY